Proteins encoded by one window of Candidatus Odinarchaeum yellowstonii:
- a CDS encoding AAA family ATPase, whose translation MSRNQRVRVVVLTGTPGTGKTTISHLIAQILCVKLFSLSDLAVEAGAVTGEDIERDTLIVDGAVLKRFLNRFLSNMSGLVVFEGHYGELVPKRFVDCCIVLRARPSVLEKRLTERGYSGRKLLENLQAEVLGTCTFNAVEAYGRGLVYELDTSSDSVQVTVGNALRIISEKPSVFLAGWVNWFNELSEEEFRKYFNY comes from the coding sequence TTGTCAAGGAATCAAAGGGTTAGAGTGGTAGTTTTAACAGGGACTCCTGGGACAGGTAAAACTACCATTTCCCACCTTATAGCTCAAATTCTATGTGTGAAGTTGTTTAGTTTATCGGATTTAGCTGTTGAAGCTGGGGCTGTGACCGGTGAAGATATAGAGAGAGATACTTTAATCGTGGACGGTGCAGTTTTAAAACGTTTTCTAAACAGGTTTCTCTCTAATATGAGTGGTTTAGTGGTTTTTGAAGGCCATTACGGTGAGCTGGTTCCTAAAAGATTTGTTGACTGCTGTATTGTTTTAAGAGCGAGGCCTAGTGTGTTAGAGAAAAGGCTTACTGAAAGAGGTTATAGTGGACGTAAACTACTTGAGAATCTGCAGGCTGAGGTTCTCGGTACCTGCACTTTTAACGCTGTAGAGGCTTACGGCCGCGGCCTGGTTTATGAGCTTGACACCTCTTCTGATAGTGTTCAGGTAACTGTGGGTAATGCTCTTAGAATTATAAGTGAGAAACCCTCTGTTTTTCTAGCTGGCTGGGTTAACTGGTTTAACGAGTTAAGTGAAGAGGAGTTTAGAAAGTACTTTAATTATTAG
- a CDS encoding transcription initiation factor IIB, which produces MSKVLEKKDKNQLGLVCPECGSTELIRDYTRGESICSNCGLVIHEHMMDAGPEWRAFTAEEKNQRSRVGAPTTFRMPDKGLSTMIGKQNTDSFGKKLSAKKRRLMYRLRKWNFRSIIHSSKRRNLAHAMSEMQRLASQMGISRDIMETAAVLYRKVIENGLTRGRSIDAMIAASLYLACRLHNLPRPLDEIEQYSRFDRKELGYCVRTILSKLRIKVPRAKATDFIPRFGNELGLSAKTQRTAIKILEQAREKGLTSGKDPTGLAAAALYIASMLEGERRTQSEVSRVVAVTEVTVRNRYRELIKDLNIQIGR; this is translated from the coding sequence ATGTCTAAAGTTTTAGAGAAAAAAGATAAAAATCAACTCGGCTTAGTTTGCCCGGAGTGTGGGAGCACCGAGCTTATTCGCGATTACACTAGAGGGGAGAGTATTTGTAGTAATTGCGGATTAGTTATTCATGAACATATGATGGACGCCGGTCCAGAATGGCGAGCATTCACAGCTGAAGAGAAAAATCAGAGAAGCAGAGTAGGCGCGCCTACAACTTTTAGAATGCCGGATAAAGGATTAAGTACAATGATCGGTAAACAGAATACGGACAGCTTCGGTAAGAAGCTCTCAGCTAAGAAGAGAAGGCTAATGTATCGCCTACGAAAATGGAATTTTAGAAGCATAATCCACTCCTCTAAGAGAAGAAACCTAGCTCACGCAATGTCGGAGATGCAAAGACTAGCCAGTCAAATGGGTATCTCACGTGATATAATGGAGACAGCGGCTGTCTTATATAGGAAAGTTATTGAAAACGGCTTAACCAGAGGGAGATCTATCGATGCGATGATAGCCGCCTCACTTTATCTAGCATGCCGACTTCACAATCTACCAAGACCCTTAGATGAAATAGAGCAATACTCGCGTTTCGATAGAAAAGAGTTAGGATACTGTGTTCGAACAATTCTCTCAAAACTTAGAATCAAGGTTCCAAGAGCTAAAGCAACTGATTTCATACCAAGATTTGGCAACGAGCTCGGTTTATCAGCTAAAACTCAGAGGACAGCTATTAAAATATTAGAGCAGGCTAGAGAGAAAGGTTTAACTAGCGGCAAAGACCCTACAGGATTAGCTGCAGCTGCTCTTTACATAGCCTCGATGCTTGAAGGTGAAAGGAGAACTCAATCAGAGGTATCCAGAGTTGTAGCTGTAACAGAGGTAACCGTGAGGAACAGGTATAGGGAGCTTATCAAAGATCTTAACATTCAAATAGGACGTTAA
- a CDS encoding methionine adenosyltransferase, whose protein sequence is MQRNIRVNELKTTPIENQEMEIVERKGKGHPDTICDAIAEEVSRKLSKYYLDNFGRILHHNVDKASLAGGRAKAFFGGGEILEPIYILMLGRAVSEVLYNGGIERVPLGTLCGDAIRNKIEESIRYLDVERHLIVDHKIRSGSSDLVGLFNSAKEIPKANDTSFGVSFAPLSETEKLVLQTELLLNSPEYKKKLPEVGEDIKVMGLRQGDKIKLTIAAAMISTLIPDLNHYLNVKEQVKNDVLDLASKITEREVTVDVNTADIVDSSNPCVYITVTGTSAENGDDGQVGRGNRANGLITPFRTMSLEATAGKNPVSHVGKIYNVLAMDIADQITKEVKGVKEVYIRILSQIGKPIDQPLVANAQVILESGVKINTIDSDIKNIIDENLENITKITARFLKGEARLY, encoded by the coding sequence ATGCAAAGAAATATTAGAGTTAATGAATTAAAAACCACACCGATCGAGAACCAGGAAATGGAAATAGTTGAAAGGAAGGGTAAAGGTCATCCGGATACCATATGCGACGCTATAGCGGAGGAGGTTAGCAGAAAACTCTCAAAATATTACTTAGATAATTTTGGACGAATACTACATCATAACGTAGATAAAGCTAGTTTAGCTGGCGGTAGAGCTAAAGCGTTTTTTGGCGGCGGTGAAATACTAGAGCCGATTTATATTTTAATGTTAGGTCGAGCGGTTTCAGAAGTATTATATAATGGTGGAATAGAGAGAGTACCTTTAGGTACATTGTGCGGTGATGCAATTAGAAATAAAATCGAGGAGAGCATAAGATACCTAGACGTTGAAAGACACCTGATAGTAGATCATAAAATAAGATCCGGGTCATCAGACTTAGTGGGGTTATTTAATTCAGCTAAAGAAATACCGAAAGCGAATGACACATCTTTCGGGGTCTCTTTCGCGCCTCTTTCAGAAACTGAAAAATTAGTCTTACAAACAGAACTATTATTAAACTCCCCTGAATACAAGAAAAAACTACCTGAAGTAGGTGAAGATATTAAAGTCATGGGCTTAAGGCAAGGAGATAAAATTAAACTGACGATAGCCGCAGCTATGATATCAACGCTTATCCCTGATTTAAATCATTATTTAAACGTGAAAGAACAAGTTAAAAATGACGTGCTAGATTTAGCTTCGAAAATAACTGAGAGAGAAGTCACCGTAGACGTTAACACCGCCGATATAGTGGACAGTAGTAATCCATGCGTTTACATCACAGTAACCGGAACATCAGCTGAGAACGGTGATGACGGACAGGTTGGAAGAGGGAACAGAGCTAACGGGTTGATAACACCTTTTAGAACAATGTCGCTGGAGGCAACTGCCGGTAAGAATCCGGTCAGCCACGTGGGTAAAATTTATAATGTTTTAGCAATGGATATAGCAGACCAGATTACGAAGGAAGTGAAAGGTGTGAAAGAGGTGTATATAAGAATACTCAGCCAGATAGGTAAGCCTATAGACCAACCGCTTGTAGCTAACGCTCAAGTCATCTTAGAGAGCGGTGTTAAAATAAATACTATCGACTCTGATATTAAAAACATAATCGATGAGAACCTAGAGAATATTACGAAAATAACAGCGAGATTCTTGAAGGGGGAAGCTAGACTCTACTAA
- the trxB gene encoding thioredoxin-disulfide reductase, with protein sequence MVHYNLCIIGGGPAGMTAAIYAGRSGLSTIIIDAMALGGAMATAPIIENYPGWESITGLELARIMRKQVEKAGVEIREMEKVVEVKLQDKVKTIKTDLEEYTCDSVIIATGGERKRLGAKGEADFYGKGVSYCAVCDGALYKDKNVIVVGGGNCAASAALYLKNIARNVTLIHRRDDLRCESVLKNRLLDCGVKIIWNSVIRELKGDKTLKTVIVENTIDRTLTELPVDGLFIEIGIVPNSSPFHCAGVKVDEAGYIIVDKDMKTNIPGVFAAGDVTGGVEQISVAVGKGTIAYNSAYEYIRSLSGKCEL encoded by the coding sequence ATGGTTCATTACAATCTCTGCATAATCGGGGGTGGCCCGGCAGGTATGACGGCTGCGATCTACGCTGGGCGAAGCGGGCTCTCCACTATTATAATAGATGCTATGGCTTTAGGAGGCGCTATGGCAACCGCTCCTATAATAGAAAACTATCCTGGCTGGGAGAGTATCACAGGTCTTGAACTAGCTAGAATAATGAGAAAACAGGTTGAGAAAGCCGGGGTTGAAATCAGGGAGATGGAGAAGGTTGTTGAAGTTAAACTTCAAGATAAAGTTAAAACTATTAAAACCGATCTAGAAGAGTATACTTGCGATAGTGTGATTATAGCCACAGGGGGGGAGAGAAAGAGGTTAGGCGCTAAAGGAGAGGCGGATTTTTACGGCAAAGGGGTTTCATACTGTGCGGTTTGCGATGGTGCCTTATACAAAGATAAAAATGTGATCGTGGTTGGCGGAGGAAACTGCGCTGCATCTGCAGCTTTGTACTTAAAAAATATTGCACGGAATGTTACACTCATTCATCGAAGAGATGATTTACGCTGTGAGTCAGTTCTTAAAAATAGACTTTTAGACTGCGGGGTTAAAATAATATGGAATAGTGTGATCAGAGAGCTTAAAGGGGATAAAACCTTGAAAACGGTGATTGTAGAAAATACAATAGACCGAACTTTAACAGAGCTCCCAGTAGACGGATTATTCATAGAGATAGGTATAGTGCCTAACAGCTCTCCATTCCACTGTGCTGGTGTAAAGGTAGATGAAGCAGGCTACATTATAGTGGATAAAGATATGAAAACAAATATCCCCGGGGTTTTCGCAGCTGGAGATGTTACCGGAGGGGTTGAACAGATCTCAGTGGCTGTGGGTAAAGGTACAATCGCATATAATTCCGCTTACGAATATATTAGAAGCCTATCTGGTAAATGCGAACTTTGA
- a CDS encoding pyridoxal phosphate-dependent aminotransferase: MSKNFIADRMSKIPPSGTINMFELALMFEKKGEKVIHLEVGEPEFDTPSHIKKAAVESMEKGLTHYTSSRGIYELRAAICDDLAERGCKYTPDEVLVTPGAKHAILCAILATLNPGEEVLIPTPAWPTYHVIVKMADAKPVNVPTDHLYEINLNNLEKAVNDKTKMIIINSPNNPTGGVIEKNILKGIAEIALKHDLLVLSDEIYDRLVYDGFKQVSFASLKGMKERSIIINGFSKTFAMTGWRLGYVAAEKNLIDHCLRIQQNSTTCPTSFVQTAGVAALKTKTEDLDKMVRIYEQRRKLIVDLLNELKNVSCELPKGAFYVFPEYNLPVKSEILAEKILKETKVCVTPGSVFYAENHLRLSYAVSDSDIIEALSRLKKFFNSM, translated from the coding sequence ATGTCTAAAAACTTTATAGCTGATAGGATGAGTAAAATCCCCCCTTCCGGAACAATAAACATGTTCGAGTTAGCTTTAATGTTTGAGAAGAAAGGGGAAAAAGTAATACATCTAGAAGTAGGTGAACCGGAATTCGATACCCCCAGTCATATAAAAAAAGCAGCCGTTGAATCCATGGAGAAGGGGTTAACTCACTACACTTCAAGCAGAGGAATCTACGAGTTAAGAGCCGCTATATGCGATGATCTAGCTGAAAGAGGATGCAAGTATACCCCAGATGAGGTACTCGTAACCCCTGGAGCTAAACACGCTATTCTCTGCGCGATTCTAGCCACACTTAACCCTGGAGAAGAGGTTTTAATACCCACACCCGCGTGGCCTACATATCATGTTATCGTAAAAATGGCTGACGCTAAACCGGTTAACGTACCAACAGACCACTTGTATGAAATAAACTTGAATAATTTAGAGAAAGCGGTAAATGATAAAACTAAAATGATCATAATCAACAGCCCTAATAATCCTACAGGCGGCGTCATAGAAAAAAATATTTTAAAAGGCATCGCTGAAATCGCTTTAAAACATGACCTACTAGTTTTAAGCGATGAAATATACGATAGACTTGTATATGACGGTTTCAAACAGGTTTCTTTCGCGTCGCTGAAAGGCATGAAAGAGCGATCCATAATCATAAACGGGTTCTCTAAAACCTTCGCGATGACAGGCTGGCGTTTAGGCTACGTTGCTGCTGAAAAAAATTTAATCGACCACTGTCTTAGAATACAACAGAACAGCACCACATGTCCGACTAGTTTCGTTCAGACAGCCGGCGTGGCAGCGCTTAAAACTAAAACAGAAGACCTAGATAAAATGGTTAGAATATACGAGCAGCGTCGTAAACTTATAGTCGACTTATTAAATGAGTTAAAAAACGTGTCCTGCGAGCTCCCGAAAGGAGCCTTCTACGTTTTCCCAGAGTATAATCTACCAGTTAAATCAGAGATTTTAGCTGAAAAAATACTTAAAGAAACTAAGGTATGCGTTACACCAGGGTCAGTATTCTACGCCGAAAATCATTTAAGATTAAGCTACGCTGTAAGCGACAGCGATATAATAGAAGCTCTTAGCCGTCTCAAAAAATTCTTCAATAGCATGTAA
- a CDS encoding 30S ribosomal protein S26e, protein MPKKRRSGGRAGGAAGKKSVVQCSQCGKLVPRDKAKKVTKYLTLVEPTIARELRQKGTYIPKEKVIKYYCISCAVHRGVVRIRAREERRTRE, encoded by the coding sequence TTGCCTAAAAAACGTAGAAGCGGCGGTCGAGCCGGAGGAGCTGCGGGTAAAAAATCTGTAGTTCAATGCTCTCAATGCGGTAAACTGGTGCCGCGGGATAAAGCTAAAAAAGTCACAAAATACTTAACCTTAGTCGAGCCGACTATTGCAAGAGAGCTAAGACAGAAAGGAACTTACATCCCTAAAGAAAAAGTTATAAAATATTATTGTATAAGCTGTGCTGTTCACCGTGGTGTTGTGCGAATAAGAGCTAGAGAAGAGCGTAGAACACGTGAATAA
- a CDS encoding alkaline phosphatase family protein — MLDSAKLVEESFQLIKPVKGFADLCKPNYRRNITMVLPTLIKALGVELDSKLTLNSDHSLRNQLTDILTGEISNIIFLVVDSLGFQQFIKFSKLFADKSFYFPISSVFPSITSTAIMSLHTGASPEQHGLLGYKIFIEELGTLIDTLKFSSERAQFRDSLTKLGLDFSNYLWRQSLHKQVSKENILDVSLYHYTIASTGLSSVLHDNIVGFGDMIDAFSLANKLLRKEDKKKLIHIYLDVVDELSHKYGPESIQVEMSFKILEESLKAIKLDLPEEIAEKTILVLTSDHGQHVTDPAETINMQSVESEENAKYFRSGVGKSGRTLHFYTKPDMVEEAYTILSNIIGGRGFLFKYEDLKKIIFQSKTCTVKVKQRLGDIICILIGDYTASLKNNGAENKIIETPLLGQHGGLTYEELCSICAFINLKEI, encoded by the coding sequence ATGTTAGATTCGGCTAAGTTAGTTGAAGAATCATTTCAGCTTATTAAACCTGTTAAAGGTTTCGCTGATCTCTGTAAACCTAATTATCGTAGAAACATAACTATGGTTTTACCGACTTTAATTAAAGCGTTAGGTGTTGAACTTGATAGTAAACTTACGTTAAACTCCGATCACAGTTTAAGAAACCAGTTAACAGATATTTTAACAGGTGAAATCTCTAACATCATATTTCTAGTAGTGGATTCTTTAGGCTTCCAACAATTTATTAAATTCTCTAAGCTATTCGCAGATAAATCATTCTATTTCCCCATCTCCTCTGTTTTCCCGTCAATCACTTCAACAGCTATCATGAGTTTACATACCGGAGCTAGCCCTGAACAGCACGGTTTACTAGGCTATAAAATATTTATAGAAGAGCTCGGCACACTCATCGATACTTTAAAGTTTTCAAGTGAGAGAGCCCAATTCAGAGACTCGCTTACTAAACTAGGATTAGATTTTTCAAACTATCTTTGGAGGCAATCTCTTCACAAACAGGTGAGTAAAGAAAACATACTAGATGTATCCTTATACCATTACACGATCGCCTCTACGGGTTTGTCTAGCGTTCTCCACGATAATATAGTAGGGTTCGGTGATATGATAGACGCGTTCAGCTTAGCGAATAAACTTCTACGTAAAGAGGATAAAAAGAAACTTATTCACATTTACCTTGACGTAGTAGACGAGTTATCTCATAAATACGGCCCGGAGAGCATACAAGTGGAAATGAGTTTTAAAATATTAGAGGAATCTTTGAAAGCGATAAAATTAGATTTACCAGAAGAGATAGCTGAGAAAACAATTCTAGTTTTAACCTCAGATCACGGTCAACACGTGACAGATCCAGCCGAAACCATTAATATGCAAAGCGTTGAATCAGAGGAGAACGCTAAATATTTTAGAAGCGGCGTCGGTAAATCCGGTAGAACTCTACACTTCTACACGAAGCCTGATATGGTAGAGGAGGCTTACACTATTCTCTCAAATATTATCGGCGGCCGTGGATTTCTCTTCAAATATGAAGATTTAAAGAAAATAATTTTCCAAAGCAAAACTTGCACCGTTAAAGTTAAACAGAGACTTGGCGATATTATCTGTATTTTAATCGGCGACTATACAGCCAGTCTTAAAAATAACGGGGCTGAAAATAAGATAATTGAGACCCCACTGCTAGGACAGCACGGCGGTTTAACATACGAGGAGCTTTGCAGCATCTGCGCGTTTATAAATCTGAAAGAAATATAA
- a CDS encoding replication factor C large subunit, with protein sequence MKVTAEQLWAEKYRPKTVDQITGNNAKAKEVLKWVEDWVNGKRDKKALLLYGPPGTGKTATVHAIAEQLGLDILEVNASDKRNAESVKSIIGAASTQASLLPSKVRIILIDEVDGISGTEDKGGINELIKILKSTANPIIMTANDPWSPSLRPIRDLCLMIQYRRVTPASILSILKKICELEGIEYEEAALKKIAEASGGDIRSAINDLQFFAEGVGKLRETDIVFSGPRDRTVQVFEALKQLFEAKNLDSARTAYDAVDMDYDMFFKWVSENAYLHAKTSEELKRVYDYLSKADMILYKIIRTNNWSLLKYFILFLTAGVSLSATDKYGYKKYQFPSWINLLSVSKKEREIVGNICLKIKLKCHLSAKKAHSVFLPFLKIIFQNNASKADKLAEYFEFTGEEVDWLRRVEK encoded by the coding sequence ATGAAGGTTACAGCGGAGCAATTATGGGCTGAAAAATACAGGCCTAAAACAGTCGATCAGATAACAGGGAATAATGCTAAAGCTAAAGAGGTTTTAAAATGGGTTGAAGACTGGGTTAACGGTAAACGTGATAAAAAAGCGCTTTTATTATACGGCCCTCCTGGTACAGGTAAAACAGCTACTGTTCACGCGATCGCTGAGCAGTTAGGATTGGACATTCTAGAAGTAAATGCGTCTGATAAGCGTAACGCTGAGAGCGTTAAAAGTATTATCGGAGCTGCTTCAACCCAGGCAAGTTTACTTCCATCGAAGGTTAGAATTATCTTAATAGATGAAGTTGATGGCATATCTGGAACAGAGGATAAGGGGGGGATTAACGAGCTTATTAAAATATTAAAATCTACAGCTAACCCGATAATAATGACGGCGAACGATCCGTGGTCCCCAAGTCTAAGACCTATAAGAGATTTATGCCTTATGATTCAATACAGACGTGTAACCCCTGCTAGCATATTAAGTATTCTTAAAAAAATCTGTGAACTTGAAGGAATTGAATACGAGGAGGCTGCTTTAAAAAAGATCGCTGAAGCGAGCGGCGGGGATATACGCTCCGCTATAAACGACTTACAGTTCTTCGCTGAAGGTGTAGGGAAACTACGTGAAACCGATATTGTTTTCTCAGGTCCTCGTGATAGGACGGTGCAGGTTTTCGAAGCGTTAAAACAGCTTTTCGAAGCTAAAAACCTAGACTCAGCCAGAACCGCATATGATGCTGTGGATATGGATTATGATATGTTCTTTAAATGGGTTTCTGAAAATGCTTATCTCCACGCTAAAACATCTGAGGAGCTTAAGCGCGTTTACGACTATCTTTCGAAAGCCGATATGATTCTCTATAAGATAATTCGAACCAATAATTGGAGTCTTTTAAAATATTTTATTCTATTTTTAACAGCGGGAGTTTCACTATCAGCAACAGATAAATACGGATACAAAAAGTATCAATTCCCCTCTTGGATTAATCTTCTAAGCGTTTCAAAAAAAGAGAGGGAAATAGTGGGAAATATATGTTTAAAAATAAAGTTAAAATGTCATTTAAGCGCTAAAAAAGCGCATTCTGTTTTCCTCCCGTTTCTTAAAATAATTTTTCAAAACAATGCTAGTAAAGCAGATAAACTAGCAGAATACTTTGAATTCACAGGCGAGGAAGTTGACTGGCTGAGACGGGTTGAAAAATAG
- a CDS encoding fumarylacetoacetate hydrolase family protein, translated as MLRIFYYTMNGEPKLGLNFNGKIFSYEDVKKFLSLEKKLCDRIPTRPDLFKNIGDALTPFMELNRKLSDKNLQGLKELDFNDLKFLPPILDPSKIICLGLNYADHAKELGKPLPSQLNLFSKTPNTLIAHRDTIRIPSISKCIDYEAELAIVIGRKCKNITASEAEKYILGYTIMNDVTARDLEFKDGLQWFRSKSLDTFAPIGPFILINTREFNPNNLRIRLWVNGELRQDSNTNRMVFNCYEIVADVSRDLTLLPGDIISTGTPPGIGMTRKNGEEYLKPGDVVKIEIEKIGCLENSVG; from the coding sequence ATGCTGAGAATCTTCTACTACACGATGAACGGTGAGCCTAAACTAGGCTTAAATTTTAACGGTAAAATTTTCTCATACGAAGATGTTAAAAAATTTCTTTCATTAGAGAAAAAACTATGCGATAGAATCCCTACAAGACCGGATTTATTCAAGAATATTGGTGATGCGCTAACACCTTTCATGGAGCTTAACAGGAAGCTTTCGGATAAAAACCTCCAAGGCTTAAAAGAATTAGACTTTAACGATTTAAAGTTTCTTCCCCCTATCCTAGATCCCTCGAAAATAATATGTTTAGGGTTAAACTACGCTGATCATGCTAAAGAACTAGGTAAACCGCTACCCTCACAGTTAAACCTTTTCTCTAAAACCCCGAATACTTTGATCGCTCACCGCGACACTATTAGAATTCCCTCAATATCTAAGTGCATCGATTATGAAGCGGAGCTGGCTATTGTAATAGGTCGAAAATGTAAAAATATAACTGCTTCTGAAGCTGAGAAATATATTTTAGGGTATACTATCATGAATGATGTAACAGCCCGCGATCTTGAATTCAAAGATGGATTGCAATGGTTCAGATCGAAGTCACTAGACACCTTCGCGCCTATAGGTCCATTTATACTAATTAATACAAGGGAGTTTAACCCTAACAATCTTAGAATAAGGTTATGGGTTAACGGTGAACTACGCCAAGACTCTAACACTAATAGAATGGTTTTCAACTGTTATGAAATAGTAGCTGATGTTTCACGTGATTTAACACTTCTCCCAGGTGACATAATATCAACAGGGACTCCTCCTGGGATAGGTATGACAAGAAAAAACGGGGAGGAATATCTTAAACCAGGGGATGTAGTTAAAATTGAAATTGAAAAAATAGGATGCCTAGAGAACTCCGTGGGCTAA
- a CDS encoding PadR family transcriptional regulator: MSNEGEFIKAVQRLKSKLTKENLWLYILRLLQEKPRYGYEIREEIKKRFNFYPAIVSGYVIIYKMKRDNLVEERLEKDQSKRADRKYYCITNKGLAALKEAKIFLEDLMKKVFDLT; the protein is encoded by the coding sequence TTGTCGAATGAGGGTGAATTTATTAAAGCTGTTCAGCGTCTTAAGAGTAAGTTAACTAAAGAAAACCTCTGGTTATATATTCTCAGACTTTTACAGGAGAAACCAAGGTACGGTTATGAGATTCGCGAGGAAATTAAGAAAAGATTCAACTTCTACCCGGCTATAGTATCCGGCTATGTTATAATCTATAAAATGAAGAGAGATAATCTAGTAGAGGAACGATTAGAGAAAGATCAGTCTAAGCGAGCTGATAGAAAATATTATTGTATAACGAATAAGGGTTTAGCTGCTTTAAAAGAAGCTAAAATATTTCTAGAAGATCTTATGAAGAAAGTATTCGATTTAACTTAA
- a CDS encoding roadblock/LC7 domain-containing protein, whose product MSKPEEIKEKREEVMRLLKELEQKTDLEATAVVTKDGIRLACSVSAEMDADIFSAAAAAMVNLGSMTIRRLRQGELKEVIIKGDEGYTIVTEAGPTTMLVAAGRQSYRLGYYLGVLKKYAKDIAEILSGLEAPVEEIAEAAQPTLEEGGQPVNIIGEGEQIGEREKATVNIEKVDANKKISEITEEEKSAFESERKAILEALKALGWEESSSE is encoded by the coding sequence ATGAGTAAACCAGAGGAGATCAAAGAGAAGCGGGAGGAAGTAATGAGACTTCTTAAAGAATTAGAGCAGAAAACTGATCTAGAAGCCACAGCTGTTGTCACAAAAGATGGGATAAGGCTAGCATGCTCTGTAAGCGCGGAGATGGATGCGGACATCTTCTCCGCCGCCGCGGCTGCTATGGTTAATCTAGGGTCTATGACGATTAGAAGACTCAGACAGGGAGAGTTAAAAGAAGTTATAATAAAAGGTGATGAAGGCTATACTATAGTGACTGAAGCAGGGCCTACCACCATGCTGGTAGCAGCCGGCAGGCAAAGCTACAGGTTAGGCTACTATCTAGGGGTTCTTAAAAAATATGCTAAAGACATAGCTGAAATTCTAAGCGGACTGGAGGCTCCTGTGGAAGAAATCGCTGAAGCAGCGCAGCCTACTTTAGAAGAGGGCGGGCAGCCTGTTAATATAATCGGTGAAGGGGAGCAGATAGGGGAGAGAGAGAAAGCCACAGTTAATATTGAAAAAGTTGACGCTAACAAGAAAATAAGTGAAATCACGGAAGAAGAGAAATCAGCGTTTGAGTCAGAGAGAAAAGCTATACTAGAAGCGCTTAAAGCTTTAGGATGGGAGGAAAGCTCCTCAGAGTAG
- a CDS encoding PHP domain-containing protein: protein MHSQVSPCSKLTLQEILELASSYNLDGVVLTDHNAIGELSEEIKEAEKHGLTVFLGYELTVLEGELLIYGLNNVLQPYTPAKVIIKAVHSAGGVVVAAHPFRSWPVQLGEKLYDLDVDGVEVSDRSRLKIDERALTIALKKHIAATAGSDAHHISEFGWCCTEFFDRIENISQLVDALKKQRCKPKIIR, encoded by the coding sequence GTGCACTCCCAAGTTTCACCATGCTCTAAATTAACTTTACAAGAGATACTCGAGCTAGCCTCTTCTTATAATCTTGATGGAGTAGTTTTAACCGATCATAATGCCATCGGTGAACTCTCAGAGGAGATTAAAGAAGCTGAAAAACACGGGTTAACAGTTTTTTTAGGCTATGAGCTCACCGTGTTAGAGGGTGAACTATTAATATATGGTTTAAATAATGTTCTTCAACCTTACACGCCTGCTAAGGTAATTATCAAAGCTGTTCACTCAGCCGGGGGAGTAGTAGTCGCAGCTCACCCATTTAGGTCTTGGCCCGTTCAACTAGGCGAGAAACTCTACGATTTAGATGTAGACGGTGTTGAAGTTTCTGATAGATCTAGGTTAAAAATAGATGAACGCGCTTTAACAATCGCTTTAAAAAAGCATATAGCCGCTACAGCAGGCTCAGACGCTCATCATATTTCTGAATTCGGCTGGTGTTGCACTGAATTCTTTGATAGAATTGAGAACATCAGCCAGCTTGTAGATGCTTTGAAAAAGCAACGGTGTAAACCTAAAATTATAAGGTGA